Proteins from one Brevibacillus humidisoli genomic window:
- the rplW gene encoding 50S ribosomal protein L23 translates to MKSLYDIIKRPIITERTTDMMAEKKYVFEVPMKANKTEIKQAVEKIFGVKVAAVNTIRMPAKPKRYGKYAGYTSEWKKAIVKLTADSKELEFYEGV, encoded by the coding sequence ATGAAGAGCCTGTACGATATCATCAAGCGCCCTATCATTACGGAGCGCACCACCGATATGATGGCAGAGAAAAAGTACGTGTTTGAAGTTCCGATGAAAGCGAACAAAACCGAGATCAAGCAAGCGGTTGAAAAAATCTTTGGCGTGAAGGTAGCGGCAGTGAACACGATTCGCATGCCTGCGAAGCCAAAACGCTACGGGAAATATGCCGGATACACCTCCGAGTGGAAAAAAGCGATTGTCAAGCTGACGGCTGACAGCAAAGAGCTGGAATTCTACGAAGGCGTGTAA
- the rplB gene encoding 50S ribosomal protein L2, which yields MGIKKFKPTSPGRRQMTVSTFEEITTSTPEKSLLAPLSKKAGRNNQGKITVRHQGGGHKRKYRVIDFKRNKDGIPGRVASIEYDPNRSANIALINYADGEKRYILAPLGLKVGDTIISGPDADIKTGNALPLENIPVGTTIHNIELKPGKGGQLARAAGAEAQLLGRDGEFVIVRLGSGEIRRIHSECRATVGQVGNLDHELINIGKAGRSRWLGKRPTVRGSVMNPNDHPHGGGEGRAPIGRKAPVTPWGKPTLGLKTRKKNNKSDKYIVRRRKKK from the coding sequence ATGGGAATCAAAAAATTTAAACCGACTTCTCCTGGTCGTCGCCAAATGACGGTTTCTACCTTTGAAGAGATCACTACCTCCACTCCGGAGAAATCTCTATTAGCCCCGCTTTCCAAAAAAGCAGGCCGCAACAACCAAGGTAAAATTACCGTTCGTCATCAAGGTGGCGGTCACAAGCGGAAATATCGCGTGATCGATTTCAAACGCAACAAGGACGGCATTCCTGGTCGCGTCGCTTCGATCGAATACGATCCGAACCGTTCCGCAAACATTGCGCTGATCAACTACGCAGATGGTGAAAAGCGCTACATCCTGGCGCCACTGGGACTGAAAGTAGGCGACACGATCATCTCCGGACCGGACGCCGATATCAAGACTGGGAACGCTCTGCCGCTGGAAAACATTCCGGTTGGTACGACCATTCACAACATCGAACTGAAGCCTGGCAAAGGCGGACAGCTGGCTCGTGCCGCTGGTGCCGAAGCACAACTGCTCGGTCGTGACGGTGAGTTCGTGATTGTTCGTCTCGGTTCTGGAGAGATCCGCCGCATTCACAGCGAGTGCCGTGCTACGGTTGGACAGGTGGGCAACCTCGACCACGAACTGATCAACATCGGTAAAGCAGGCCGCTCCCGCTGGCTGGGCAAACGGCCGACTGTTCGCGGTAGCGTCATGAACCCGAACGATCACCCGCACGGTGGTGGGGAAGGTCGCGCTCCGATCGGACGCAAAGCACCGGTTACGCCTTGGGGCAAACCGACGCTCGGTCTTAAGACTCGCAAGAAAAACAACAAGTCCGACAAGTACATTGTTCGTCGCCGTAAGAAGAAGTAA
- the rpsS gene encoding 30S ribosomal protein S19 yields MGRSLKKGPFVDDHLMKKVVELNEKNEKRVVKTWSRRSTIFPEFVGHTFAVYDGRKHVPVYVSEDMVGHKLGEFAPTRTFKGHVDNDKKSRKR; encoded by the coding sequence ATGGGTCGCAGCTTGAAAAAAGGACCTTTCGTGGATGACCACTTGATGAAAAAAGTGGTGGAGTTGAACGAGAAGAACGAGAAGCGCGTGGTAAAAACCTGGTCTCGCCGCTCTACGATTTTCCCTGAATTCGTTGGCCACACGTTCGCCGTATACGATGGTCGCAAACATGTCCCGGTTTATGTCTCCGAAGATATGGTAGGCCACAAACTGGGAGAGTTCGCACCGACTCGTACCTTCAAGGGGCACGTCGACAACGACAAAAAATCCAGGAAGCGTTAA
- the rplV gene encoding 50S ribosomal protein L22 — MEAKAVARYIRIAPRKVRLVVDLIRGKEVGEALAILKHTPKAASPVVEKLLMSAIANAEHNYEMDPNNLVVGKVFVDQGPTLKRFRPRAMGRASRINKRTSHITVVLNEK, encoded by the coding sequence ATGGAAGCAAAAGCAGTTGCTCGCTATATTCGCATTGCTCCTCGTAAAGTCCGCCTCGTCGTGGACCTGATCAGAGGAAAGGAAGTGGGCGAAGCGCTGGCGATCTTGAAGCACACGCCAAAAGCGGCTTCCCCGGTAGTGGAAAAACTTCTGATGTCGGCTATAGCCAACGCAGAACACAACTACGAGATGGATCCCAACAACCTCGTTGTAGGAAAAGTATTCGTTGACCAAGGTCCAACGCTCAAGCGTTTCCGTCCTCGCGCCATGGGACGTGCAAGCCGCATTAACAAACGGACCAGCCACATCACAGTGGTACTGAACGAGAAATAA
- the rpsC gene encoding 30S ribosomal protein S3 produces the protein MGQKVSPVGLRVGIIRDWESKWYADKDFAALLHEDLRIRKYIKDRLKDAAVSTIEIERAANRVNVTIHTAKPGMVIGKGGAEVETLRKALNDLTGKRVHINISEVKKPDLDATLVAENIARQLENRISFRRAQKQTIARTMRSGAKGIKTLVSGRLGGADIARSEGYSEGTVPLHTLRADIDYGTAEAHTTYGRIGVKVWIYRGEVLPTKKNVANEEGGK, from the coding sequence GTGGGTCAAAAGGTAAGTCCGGTTGGTCTTCGGGTTGGCATTATCCGCGACTGGGAATCCAAATGGTACGCCGATAAGGATTTTGCCGCTCTGTTGCATGAAGACCTTCGCATCCGCAAATATATCAAAGACCGTCTGAAAGACGCTGCCGTCTCCACGATCGAAATCGAGCGCGCGGCTAACCGTGTAAATGTAACGATTCACACAGCGAAGCCCGGTATGGTTATCGGGAAGGGTGGAGCCGAAGTCGAAACGCTGCGCAAAGCCCTCAACGATCTGACCGGCAAACGGGTTCACATCAATATCAGCGAAGTGAAGAAACCTGATCTGGACGCTACGCTTGTAGCTGAAAATATCGCTCGCCAGCTGGAAAACCGGATTTCATTCCGCCGTGCGCAGAAGCAGACGATTGCTCGTACCATGCGTTCAGGTGCGAAAGGAATCAAGACACTGGTTAGCGGACGTCTGGGCGGAGCCGATATCGCCCGTTCCGAAGGTTACAGCGAGGGTACGGTGCCTCTTCATACCCTTCGTGCGGATATCGACTACGGCACGGCTGAAGCGCACACCACGTACGGACGCATCGGTGTGAAAGTATGGATCTACCGTGGTGAAGTGCTTCCTACGAAAAAGAACGTTGCCAATGAGGAAGGAGGCAAGTAA
- the rplP gene encoding 50S ribosomal protein L16 — protein MLMPKRVKHRKQHRGRMSGNAKGGTTIAFGEYGLQALEPSWVTNRQIEAARIAMTRYIRRGGKVWIKIFPDKPVTQKPLEVRMGSGKGSPEHWVAVVKPGKIMFELAGVPEEVAREAMRLAMHKLPIKCKFVKREELGGDAHEG, from the coding sequence ATGTTGATGCCGAAACGCGTGAAACACCGCAAGCAGCATCGCGGTCGCATGAGCGGTAACGCCAAAGGTGGAACCACGATTGCGTTTGGTGAATACGGTTTGCAAGCACTCGAGCCCTCTTGGGTAACCAACCGTCAAATCGAGGCGGCCCGTATTGCGATGACTCGTTACATCCGCCGCGGTGGTAAAGTATGGATCAAAATTTTCCCTGACAAACCGGTTACCCAAAAGCCATTGGAAGTACGGATGGGTTCCGGTAAAGGTTCTCCTGAGCACTGGGTGGCTGTAGTAAAGCCAGGCAAGATCATGTTTGAACTTGCCGGTGTACCAGAAGAAGTAGCTCGTGAAGCAATGCGCCTCGCTATGCACAAACTGCCGATCAAGTGTAAGTTTGTGAAGCGTGAAGAGTTAGGTGGTGACGCACATGAAGGCTAA
- the rpmC gene encoding 50S ribosomal protein L29, which yields MKANELRNLTTAEIERSINSLKEELFNLRFQLATGQLENTSRIKQVRKDIARAKTILRQRELGIG from the coding sequence ATGAAGGCTAATGAACTACGCAATCTGACCACTGCCGAGATCGAACGCAGCATCAACTCGCTGAAAGAAGAACTGTTCAACCTTCGCTTCCAATTGGCGACCGGTCAACTGGAAAATACGTCTCGTATCAAGCAAGTGCGCAAGGACATTGCCCGTGCGAAAACCATCTTGCGCCAACGTGAATTGGGAATCGGTTAA
- the rpsQ gene encoding 30S ribosomal protein S17 gives MTAERNQRRTMVGRVVSDKMDKTIVVLVETYKKHPLYAKRVKYSKKFKAHDENNKAKTGDIVEIMETRPLSRDKRFRLVRIVQEAVIV, from the coding sequence ATGACGGCAGAACGCAATCAGCGCAGAACCATGGTAGGACGCGTGGTATCTGACAAGATGGACAAAACCATCGTAGTGTTGGTTGAGACCTATAAAAAGCACCCGCTGTACGCCAAGCGTGTGAAATACTCGAAGAAGTTCAAGGCTCACGACGAGAACAACAAGGCAAAGACAGGCGATATCGTAGAGATCATGGAGACTCGCCCGCTCTCCCGCGACAAACGTTTCCGCCTTGTTCGGATCGTCCAAGAAGCTGTTATTGTATAA
- the rplN gene encoding 50S ribosomal protein L14, translating to MIQTQSRLAVADNSGAKELMCIKVLGGSGRKTANIGDVIVCSVKSATPGGVVKKGQVVRAVIVRSKRGVRRNDGSYIRFDENAAVIIRDDKSPRGTRIFGPVARELREKDFMKIISLAPEVL from the coding sequence ATGATTCAAACGCAAAGCAGGCTGGCTGTTGCTGACAACTCCGGCGCAAAAGAACTGATGTGCATCAAAGTACTGGGTGGTTCCGGCCGCAAGACGGCTAACATCGGGGACGTTATCGTATGTTCGGTAAAATCCGCTACACCCGGAGGCGTTGTCAAGAAAGGTCAGGTAGTGCGGGCGGTTATCGTACGCAGCAAGCGTGGTGTCCGCCGCAACGACGGATCGTACATCCGCTTTGATGAAAACGCAGCGGTGATTATCCGCGACGACAAATCTCCTCGCGGTACGCGTATTTTTGGACCGGTAGCACGCGAACTTCGCGAGAAAGATTTCATGAAGATCATTTCCCTCGCTCCAGAGGTTCTGTAA
- the rplX gene encoding 50S ribosomal protein L24, which translates to MHVKKGDTVIVIAGKDKGKKGRVLAAYPKQERVLVEGINLVKKHTRPSQANPQGGIVTQEAAIHVSNVSLIDPKSGQPTRIGYKVLDNGKKVRVAKKSGEVIDK; encoded by the coding sequence ATGCACGTGAAGAAAGGCGATACCGTTATCGTGATTGCGGGCAAAGACAAGGGCAAAAAGGGTCGTGTACTGGCTGCCTATCCGAAACAAGAGCGGGTGTTGGTAGAAGGGATCAACCTGGTGAAGAAGCATACCCGGCCGTCCCAAGCCAACCCGCAGGGCGGAATTGTTACGCAGGAAGCTGCCATTCACGTATCCAACGTTTCGTTGATTGATCCAAAGTCCGGCCAACCTACCCGCATTGGGTACAAGGTATTGGACAACGGTAAAAAAGTACGGGTTGCAAAAAAATCTGGCGAAGTAATCGACAAGTAG
- the rplE gene encoding 50S ribosomal protein L5, producing MAARLKEKYLNEIVPSLMAKFNYSSIMQVPKVEKIVINMGVGEAVGNAKALDSAVEDLQIISGQKPVVTRAKKSIAGFKLREGMAIGAKVTLRGERMYHFLDKLMNVSLPRVRDFRGISPKAFDGRGNYTLGLKEQLIFPEIEYDKIDKVRGMDVVIVTSAKTDEEARELLSQMGMPFRK from the coding sequence ATGGCAGCAAGATTAAAAGAAAAGTACTTGAACGAGATCGTTCCAAGCCTGATGGCGAAGTTTAACTATAGCTCGATCATGCAGGTACCGAAAGTAGAGAAGATCGTGATTAACATGGGGGTTGGCGAAGCGGTCGGCAACGCCAAAGCCCTTGACTCTGCTGTAGAGGACCTGCAAATCATCTCCGGTCAAAAGCCGGTTGTAACACGCGCAAAGAAATCGATCGCCGGTTTCAAACTGCGTGAAGGGATGGCGATCGGGGCGAAAGTGACGCTGCGCGGTGAGCGTATGTACCACTTCCTCGACAAGCTAATGAATGTATCCCTGCCGCGCGTACGTGACTTCCGCGGTATTTCCCCGAAAGCGTTCGACGGACGCGGAAACTACACGCTCGGGTTGAAAGAACAGCTGATCTTCCCCGAAATCGAGTACGACAAGATCGATAAAGTTCGCGGTATGGACGTCGTCATCGTGACCTCCGCGAAAACGGATGAAGAAGCGCGTGAATTGTTGTCGCAAATGGGTATGCCATTCCGGAAATAA
- a CDS encoding type Z 30S ribosomal protein S14 has protein sequence MAKKSMIVKQQRKPKFAVRAYTRCERCGRPHSVLRKFKLCRICFRELAYKGQIPGVKKASW, from the coding sequence GTGGCCAAAAAATCGATGATCGTCAAGCAGCAGCGCAAACCGAAATTTGCTGTTCGTGCGTATACCCGCTGCGAACGCTGCGGCCGTCCGCACTCGGTGCTGCGCAAATTCAAACTGTGCCGTATTTGCTTCCGTGAATTGGCCTACAAAGGTCAAATCCCTGGCGTGAAGAAAGCCAGCTGGTAA